A DNA window from Anastrepha ludens isolate Willacy chromosome 6, idAnaLude1.1, whole genome shotgun sequence contains the following coding sequences:
- the LOC128866833 gene encoding apolipoprotein D-like translates to MQKTIVSIIALTLFGLANAQINSSGACPSPAAQSNFNLTAYMGTFYEYAKYPSALEGNSKCVKAVHTQPSENVMYTVDTLVDPTTNESSDYGANATQISSGKFTIYFPGEVTPTSFSVLSTDYVSYAVVYTCEPASGNIHNTWIWIFTRERVPSAATVAKAKNVVSSSGFDLSPLTVTDQSNC, encoded by the exons ATGCAAAA GACAATTGTTTCAATCATCGCCTTGACCCTGTTTGGTCTCGCCAATGCACAAATCAACTCAAGTGGGGCGTGCCCAAGTCCGGCAGCGCAGAGTAACTTCAACTTAACTGCA TATATGGGCACCTTTTACGAATATGCCAAGTATCCTTCTGCTTTGGAGGGTAACTCCAAGTGCGTGAAAGCAGTACACACGCAACCAAGTGAAAATGTGATGTACACGGTGGATACATTGGTTGATCCAAC TACCAACGAAAGCAGCGATTATGGCGCTAATGCCACGCAAATTTCGAGTGGTAAATTCACGATTTACTTCCCTGGTGAAGTAACTCCCACCAGTTTTTCGGTTTTGTCCACCGATTACGTTAGCTACGCTGTTGTTTACACCTGCGAACCCGCTAGTGGCAACATACATAACA CGTGGATTTGGATCTTTACCCGCGAACGAGTACCATCTGCTGCCACTGTGGCGAAGGCTAAAAATGTTGTGAGCTCAAGTGGATTTGATCTCTCGCCATTGACTGTTACGGATCAAAGCAATTGCTAA
- the LOC128867786 gene encoding apolipoprotein D-like, with product MQKTILSIIALTLFGLANAQINSSGACPSPAAQSNFNLTAYMGTFYEYAKYPSALEGNSKCVKAVHTQPSENVMHTVDTLVDPTTNESSDYGANATQISSGKFTIYFPGEVTPTSFSVLSTDYVSYAVLYTCEPASGNTHNTWIWIFTRERVPSAATVAKAKNVVSSSGFDLSPLTVTDQSNC from the exons ATGCAAAA GACAATTCTTTCAATCATCGCCTTGACCCTGTTTGGTCTCGCCAATGCACAAATCAACTCAAGTGGGGCGTGCCCAAGTCCGGCAGCGCAGAGTAACTTCAACTTAACTGCA TATATGGGCACCTTTTACGAATATGCCAAGTATCCTTCTGCTTTGGAGGGTAACTCCAAGTGCGTGAAAGCAGTACACACGCAACCAAGTGAAAATGTGATGCACACGGTGGATACATTGGTTGATCCAAC TACCAACGAAAGCAGCGATTATGGCGCTAATGCCACGCAAATTTCGAGTGGTAAATTCACGATTTACTTCCCTGGTGAAGTAACTCCCACCAGTTTTTCGGTTTTGTCCACCGATTACGTTAGCTACGCTGTTCTTTACACCTGCGAACCCGCTAGTGGCAACACACATAACA CGTGGATTTGGATCTTTACCCGCGAACGAGTACCATCTGCTGCCACTGTGGCGAAGGCTAAAAATGTTGTGAGCTCAAGTGGATTTGATCTCTCGCCATTGACTGTTACGGATCAAAGCAATTGCTAA